The following are encoded in a window of Lactobacillus intestinalis genomic DNA:
- a CDS encoding patatin-like phospholipase family protein encodes MKAGLVLEGGAMRGLFTAGVIDVLMENSIKFDGAVGVSAGAAFGVNYKSHQIGRVLRYNLKFAGNPRFASWKSWRKSGNLYGANFCYHIIPDKLDKFDKETFQKDPMEFWCVATNAETGKPVYHKLTNAGYLDLEWIRASASIPFFAHPVAIKGNYYFDGGVSDSIPLTFFNRLNYDKKVIITTQPQNYRKKHDKLWPIKKAVLRKYPAVLEKIKTRSQDYNQVMDQMEQEEKIGKCFTIRPPYPLKIGTMESDEKELTRVYQVGREEARKRLSDLINYLKEE; translated from the coding sequence ATGAAAGCTGGGTTAGTATTAGAAGGCGGCGCTATGCGCGGACTCTTTACCGCAGGTGTAATTGATGTTTTAATGGAAAACAGCATTAAGTTTGATGGCGCAGTTGGGGTTTCTGCGGGGGCAGCTTTTGGGGTTAATTATAAATCTCATCAAATCGGGCGAGTTTTACGTTATAATTTAAAATTTGCAGGAAACCCCCGCTTTGCCAGTTGGAAGTCATGGCGTAAGTCTGGTAATTTATATGGGGCTAATTTTTGTTATCATATCATTCCTGACAAACTGGATAAGTTTGACAAAGAAACTTTTCAAAAAGATCCAATGGAATTTTGGTGTGTGGCTACAAATGCTGAAACTGGGAAACCTGTTTATCATAAATTAACTAATGCAGGGTATCTCGACTTGGAATGGATTAGGGCTTCGGCTTCAATTCCATTTTTTGCTCATCCCGTTGCCATTAAAGGAAACTATTACTTTGATGGTGGTGTTTCTGATTCAATTCCGCTGACCTTTTTTAATAGGCTAAACTATGATAAAAAAGTCATTATTACTACTCAGCCCCAAAATTATCGTAAGAAACACGACAAACTTTGGCCAATTAAAAAGGCGGTTTTACGCAAATATCCCGCTGTTCTTGAAAAAATTAAAACACGTTCTCAAGATTATAATCAAGTAATGGATCAGATGGAACAGGAAGAAAAAATTGGAAAATGTTTCACTATTCGGCCCCCATATCCTTTGAAAATTGGTACTATGGAAAGTGATGAGAAAGAGCTTACACGTGTCTATCAAGTTGGAAGGGAAGAAGCGCGCAAGCGTCTTTCGGATCTAATTAATTACTTGAAAGAAGAATAA
- a CDS encoding phosphoketolase family protein yields the protein MAVNYDSKEYLKSVDAYWRAANYLSVGQLFLMKNPLLKTPLVAEDIKPKPIGHWGTIAPQNFIYAHLNRVLKKYDLDMFYIEGSGHGGQVMVSNSYLDGSYTQRYPEITQDEKGMAKLFKRFSFPGGVASHAAPETPGSIHEGGELGYSLSHATGAILDNPDVIAAVEIGDGEAETGPLAASWFSNKFINPINDGAVLPILQINGFKISNPTIVSRMSNEELTEYFRGMGWDPHFVSVFKGGRFDGEKDPMQVHEEMAKTMDEVIEEIKAIQKNARENNDASLPRWPLIIFQCPKGWTGPKEDLDGNPIENSFRAHQIPIPVSQDNMEHIDMLTDWLESYKPDELFNEDGSPKAIVTENTAKGDHRMAMNPITNGGKNPSRLNLPDYRKYALKFDKPGEVEAQDMVEWAKYLDEIAKLNPTTFRGFGPDESKSNRLFQLLDNQKRQWEEDIHEPNDENLAPSGRIIDSQLSEHQDEGFLEGYVLTGRHGFFATYEAFGRVVDSMLTQHMKWLRKAKEQYWRHTYPSLNFVATSTVFQQDHNGYTHQDPGILTHMYEKNRPDLVHEYLPSDTNTLLAVSNKAFQDRECINVLVTSKQPRPQWFSIEEAEKLVDQGLSYVDWASTDKGAKPDVVFASTETEPTLETLAAIDILHKKFPDLKIRYINVVDVMKLMSPKDNKNAISDHDFNRLFPKDVPVIFAWHGYKSMMESIWFARHRYNVHIHCYEENGDITTPFDMRVLNHLDRFDLAKDAVESIPKLAGKNADFIDEMNTLLEKHHYYIRDNGKDMPEVTEWKWEGLK from the coding sequence ATGGCAGTTAATTACGATTCAAAAGAATACTTAAAGAGTGTTGATGCTTATTGGCGTGCAGCTAACTACTTATCAGTTGGCCAGCTTTTCTTAATGAAGAATCCACTCTTAAAAACTCCTTTAGTGGCTGAAGATATTAAACCAAAGCCTATTGGACACTGGGGTACAATTGCTCCGCAAAACTTTATTTATGCGCATTTAAACCGTGTACTTAAAAAATATGATCTTGATATGTTTTATATTGAAGGATCTGGTCACGGTGGCCAGGTAATGGTATCTAATTCATATCTTGATGGTTCTTATACCCAACGTTATCCTGAAATTACTCAAGATGAAAAGGGAATGGCTAAGTTATTCAAGAGATTTAGTTTCCCAGGTGGGGTTGCTTCTCATGCTGCTCCTGAAACTCCCGGATCAATTCATGAAGGTGGAGAATTAGGATATTCACTTTCTCATGCAACTGGTGCAATTTTAGATAATCCAGATGTCATTGCCGCTGTTGAAATTGGTGATGGTGAAGCAGAAACTGGCCCACTTGCCGCAAGTTGGTTTAGCAATAAGTTTATTAATCCGATTAATGATGGGGCAGTTTTGCCAATTTTACAAATTAATGGATTTAAGATTTCAAACCCAACCATCGTTTCTAGAATGAGTAATGAAGAATTAACTGAATACTTCCGTGGTATGGGTTGGGATCCTCACTTTGTTTCTGTCTTTAAGGGTGGTCGTTTTGACGGTGAAAAGGATCCAATGCAAGTTCATGAAGAAATGGCCAAGACCATGGATGAAGTAATTGAAGAAATTAAGGCAATCCAAAAGAATGCTCGTGAAAATAACGATGCAAGTTTGCCACGTTGGCCATTGATTATTTTCCAGTGTCCTAAGGGATGGACTGGTCCAAAGGAAGACTTAGATGGTAATCCAATTGAAAATTCCTTCCGCGCTCACCAAATTCCAATTCCAGTTTCACAAGATAATATGGAACATATTGATATGTTGACCGACTGGCTTGAAAGCTACAAACCTGATGAATTGTTTAATGAAGACGGTTCTCCAAAGGCTATTGTGACTGAAAATACTGCTAAGGGTGACCACCGTATGGCAATGAATCCAATCACTAATGGCGGAAAGAATCCAAGTCGACTTAACTTACCAGATTATCGCAAGTATGCTTTGAAGTTTGACAAGCCAGGTGAAGTGGAAGCTCAAGACATGGTTGAATGGGCAAAATACTTGGATGAAATTGCTAAGCTCAACCCAACTACTTTCCGTGGATTTGGTCCCGATGAATCAAAGTCTAATCGTTTATTCCAACTCCTTGATAATCAAAAACGTCAATGGGAAGAAGATATTCATGAACCAAATGACGAAAACTTGGCTCCAAGTGGTCGAATTATTGACTCACAATTATCTGAACACCAAGATGAAGGTTTCTTAGAAGGATATGTTTTAACTGGTCGTCATGGCTTCTTTGCTACTTATGAAGCCTTTGGTAGAGTTGTGGATTCGATGCTTACCCAGCACATGAAGTGGCTTAGAAAAGCTAAGGAACAATACTGGAGACACACTTATCCATCCCTTAACTTTGTAGCGACTTCAACTGTTTTCCAACAAGATCACAATGGTTACACTCACCAAGATCCTGGTATTTTGACTCATATGTATGAAAAGAATCGTCCAGATTTAGTTCATGAATATTTGCCATCAGATACTAACACTTTGTTAGCTGTTTCTAATAAGGCTTTCCAAGATCGCGAATGTATCAATGTTTTGGTAACTTCAAAGCAACCTCGTCCACAATGGTTCTCTATTGAAGAAGCTGAAAAGTTGGTAGATCAAGGTTTGAGTTATGTTGATTGGGCTTCTACTGATAAGGGTGCTAAGCCAGATGTTGTCTTTGCTTCAACTGAAACTGAACCAACTCTTGAAACTTTAGCCGCAATTGACATTTTGCATAAGAAGTTTCCAGATCTTAAGATTCGCTACATCAACGTTGTTGATGTAATGAAACTCATGAGTCCAAAGGACAATAAGAATGCAATTTCTGATCATGACTTTAATCGCTTATTCCCAAAGGATGTGCCAGTCATCTTTGCATGGCACGGCTATAAGAGCATGATGGAATCAATTTGGTTTGCAAGACATCGTTACAATGTTCATATTCATTGTTACGAAGAAAATGGTGATATTACCACTCCATTTGACATGCGTGTCTTGAACCACCTTGATCGCTTTGATTTGGCAAAAGATGCTGTTGAAAGCATTCCAAAATTGGCTGGCAAGAATGCTGACTTTATTGATGAAATGAATACTTTGCTTGAAAAGCACCACTATTACATTCGTGATAATGGTAAAGATATGCCTGAAGTTACTGAGTGGAAATGGGAAGGCTTAAAGTAA
- a CDS encoding DeoR/GlpR family DNA-binding transcription regulator: protein MNQEERIAEIKKLLKKEHKLTTRQLAQHFQVSFDTARRDVLRLTTTGQAIRIHGGLMEINQNNVPDFLARNQIQSPVKNKMAKMAKKFIHPGQCDFIGSSTTLKLMCPLINGMNLQVVTNSIDNALNMMESPLPKIRLLGGVINKEQRFIFSEAALDTLRRIRFNTAFIGTASINKDGIYMPNMSDANIVKIAAEHSNLVVLIAENYKFENQNSAPFKSIGLDKIDVLITDSPLGKEKKSYFDSHTQIISVLKE, encoded by the coding sequence ATGAATCAAGAAGAAAGAATTGCAGAAATCAAGAAATTATTGAAAAAAGAGCATAAATTGACTACTCGTCAATTGGCTCAACATTTTCAAGTATCCTTTGATACAGCAAGAAGAGATGTGCTCCGATTAACCACTACTGGCCAGGCAATTAGAATTCATGGTGGCTTAATGGAAATCAATCAAAATAATGTGCCTGATTTTCTTGCTCGTAATCAGATTCAATCTCCAGTTAAAAACAAAATGGCTAAAATGGCTAAAAAATTCATTCATCCAGGCCAATGCGATTTTATTGGATCATCCACCACTTTAAAACTTATGTGTCCTTTAATTAATGGCATGAATTTACAAGTAGTTACTAATTCAATAGATAATGCATTGAATATGATGGAATCCCCCCTCCCTAAAATCAGACTACTGGGTGGCGTAATCAATAAAGAACAACGCTTTATCTTTTCGGAAGCTGCACTTGATACTTTGCGTCGAATCCGCTTTAATACTGCTTTTATCGGGACAGCCAGCATTAACAAAGATGGGATTTACATGCCGAATATGAGCGATGCGAATATCGTTAAAATTGCGGCTGAGCATTCTAATTTAGTCGTTTTAATTGCCGAAAATTATAAATTTGAAAATCAAAATTCTGCTCCATTTAAATCAATTGGTTTAGACAAGATCGATGTTTTAATCACTGATTCTCCTCTTGGCAAGGAAAAGAAGAGCTATTTTGATTCTCATACTCAAATTATTTCAGTTTTGAAGGAGTAA
- a CDS encoding bacteriocin immunity protein, which yields MFSFSFFKSNQNDQKNKVYNELDKFYQSFFNDTYNELNIDKYRQIRDAIGLVMRKFDSDDHPLEYTSKLVMYIQARVVLKHLRLSSVQQKIMQTLSEQTKYINLSYVYTCPLDDVTQFENA from the coding sequence ATGTTTAGTTTCAGCTTTTTTAAATCCAACCAAAATGATCAAAAAAACAAAGTTTACAATGAATTAGATAAGTTTTATCAAAGCTTTTTCAACGATACTTATAACGAACTCAATATTGATAAATATCGCCAGATTAGGGATGCAATCGGCTTAGTAATGCGTAAATTTGATAGCGATGATCATCCGTTGGAATATACCAGTAAATTGGTTATGTACATTCAAGCTCGCGTAGTGCTCAAGCATTTACGTTTATCCTCAGTCCAACAAAAAATTATGCAGACATTAAGTGAACAAACTAAGTACATAAATTTGTCTTACGTCTACACTTGTCCTCTGGATGACGTTACTCAATTTGAAAATGCGTAA
- a CDS encoding GntR family transcriptional regulator — translation MADFVYRSVMHDIKQNILNGNYKGMRLPDERSLAESYKVSRSSMKRALGLLADQGIVFKKRGSGTFINPLYLKNQALFRYEGSNLGLTDSFKMPGKKQSIKLLDFHVIKASPEIAQDLFLNENDFVYEFKRLRFLDKQPFLIETGYLPIKIMPELKPETLQGSLFNYLEDKENKTVTKSFLNITVEPSNKEDQKEMNLKLTEPVGVMEGIFFLDDGTPFEVSNMRVHYKYMRFNTFVNLDR, via the coding sequence ATGGCAGACTTTGTTTATCGCAGTGTAATGCATGATATTAAACAAAATATTTTAAATGGCAATTATAAAGGGATGCGGCTTCCTGACGAGCGTAGCTTAGCCGAATCTTATAAAGTTAGTCGTTCTTCGATGAAACGAGCTCTGGGACTTTTAGCAGACCAGGGAATTGTTTTTAAGAAAAGAGGGAGTGGAACCTTCATTAACCCTTTATACCTTAAAAATCAAGCTCTTTTTCGCTATGAGGGGTCTAATTTAGGGTTAACTGATAGTTTTAAGATGCCGGGTAAAAAGCAAAGTATTAAATTGCTTGATTTTCACGTGATTAAGGCTTCCCCTGAGATTGCTCAAGATTTGTTCTTAAATGAAAATGATTTTGTTTATGAATTTAAACGATTGCGTTTCCTTGATAAACAACCGTTTTTAATTGAAACTGGTTATTTGCCAATTAAAATTATGCCTGAACTCAAGCCGGAAACTTTGCAAGGGTCTTTGTTTAATTATTTAGAAGATAAAGAAAATAAAACTGTTACTAAGTCTTTCTTGAATATTACAGTTGAACCATCAAATAAAGAAGACCAAAAAGAAATGAATTTAAAATTGACTGAACCTGTTGGGGTCATGGAAGGAATTTTCTTTTTGGATGATGGAACTCCTTTTGAAGTTTCAAATATGCGTGTGCATTATAAATATATGCGTTTCAATACTTTTGTAAATTTAGATAGATAA
- a CDS encoding nucleoside hydrolase, whose protein sequence is MTKKPLIISTDPGIDDIAAMTISLFAKELDVRMIVPTWGNVALNYTLQNTLNLEKFLNTKVPVVVGANQPLVRPAISAASVHGKTGIAGFEFPTADKSLVRPGLAATLMYKEIKNSSEKVTLLGIGPLTDYALLFKQYPDVVDNIEEVVIMGANIGRGNHSPLAEYNIAGDPEAAQVVFHSGLKMKVAPLEIGNKAHVTQEQMKEIKACGKVGDMLYSMFSNIHEPDGDPRIKIFDPTAVGLILCPEAFTLKQADVEIELAGRYTSGASVIDFMSKTPNAEVAVDVDVDKFADWFIKSIQNAEQERK, encoded by the coding sequence ATGACTAAAAAGCCATTAATTATTTCAACTGATCCAGGTATTGATGATATTGCAGCAATGACGATTAGTCTTTTTGCAAAAGAATTAGATGTCAGAATGATTGTTCCCACTTGGGGCAATGTTGCTTTGAACTATACTTTGCAAAATACTCTTAACTTAGAAAAATTCCTCAACACTAAGGTTCCAGTTGTTGTGGGAGCTAATCAGCCCCTAGTTCGTCCAGCCATTAGTGCAGCTTCTGTTCACGGAAAAACAGGAATTGCTGGATTTGAATTTCCAACGGCTGACAAGAGTTTGGTTAGACCAGGTCTTGCAGCAACTTTAATGTATAAAGAAATTAAAAATAGTTCAGAAAAGGTAACTTTACTTGGAATTGGACCTTTAACAGATTATGCGCTTTTGTTTAAGCAATACCCAGACGTGGTTGATAACATTGAAGAAGTTGTAATTATGGGTGCAAATATCGGCCGTGGTAATCACAGTCCATTAGCAGAATATAACATTGCCGGCGATCCAGAAGCGGCCCAAGTTGTCTTTCACAGCGGTTTAAAGATGAAAGTAGCGCCGCTTGAAATTGGAAATAAAGCGCACGTGACTCAAGAACAAATGAAAGAAATTAAGGCTTGCGGTAAAGTTGGCGACATGCTTTATTCAATGTTTTCAAATATTCATGAACCGGACGGTGATCCGCGAATTAAGATTTTTGATCCAACCGCTGTAGGCCTGATTTTATGCCCAGAGGCCTTTACTTTGAAACAAGCGGATGTTGAAATTGAGCTTGCTGGTCGGTATACTTCAGGAGCAAGTGTAATTGATTTTATGAGTAAGACGCCAAATGCAGAAGTAGCAGTTGATGTTGACGTGGATAAATTTGCAGATTGGTTTATTAAAAGTATTCAAAATGCTGAACAGGAAAGAAAATAA
- the rpiA gene encoding ribose-5-phosphate isomerase RpiA, producing MDKQKQDELKKEAATKAAMMVERDSVLGVGTGSTVAFFIDALGKRKEEENFSLKHIVTTSNRSKKQLESLGFKVDELSDIDQADLTVDGADRVDNELNGIKGGGGALTLEKNVAINSKKIIWIVDESKLVDRLGDFPLPVEVLPISCEQNFRRFQEEGLKPQWRLDENGNRYVTHYGNYIIDLAIDPIPVPHALADYLDHTVGVVEHGLFLDMCDEVIIAHSNGEIEEKKR from the coding sequence ATGGATAAACAAAAGCAAGATGAATTAAAAAAAGAAGCTGCCACTAAGGCTGCAATGATGGTGGAAAGAGATTCTGTTTTAGGAGTAGGAACTGGTTCTACGGTTGCCTTTTTTATTGATGCTTTGGGTAAAAGAAAAGAAGAGGAAAATTTTTCTTTAAAGCATATTGTGACTACTAGTAATCGTAGTAAAAAGCAACTTGAAAGCTTAGGCTTTAAAGTAGATGAACTTAGTGATATTGACCAAGCTGATTTAACCGTTGATGGTGCCGATCGGGTTGATAATGAATTGAATGGTATCAAAGGCGGCGGAGGCGCTTTAACTTTAGAAAAAAACGTGGCAATTAACTCTAAGAAGATCATTTGGATTGTTGATGAATCTAAACTTGTTGATCGCTTGGGCGACTTTCCTCTTCCGGTAGAAGTTTTACCAATTTCTTGTGAACAAAACTTCAGAAGATTCCAAGAAGAAGGCTTAAAGCCACAATGGCGCTTAGATGAAAATGGAAATCGATATGTAACCCACTACGGCAATTACATTATTGATTTGGCAATTGATCCAATCCCGGTTCCACATGCTTTAGCCGATTATTTAGATCACACTGTAGGTGTTGTAGAACATGGTTTATTCCTTGATATGTGTGATGAAGTAATTATTGCTCATAGCAATGGTGAAATTGAAGAAAAAAAGAGATAA
- the rbsK gene encoding ribokinase, with translation MKRIVVIGSSNVDTTLHVEDFPKPGETINAGEVSIAGGGKGANQAIAAAKSGADTYFISRVGEDSFGEFIMNQLKSYGVSLDYLETTQGQKTGHAYITLNEKGQNNIIIDHGANYSLSRADIDAANDLMDQADCVIAQFETPIEATIEAFKIAKKKGAITILNPAPAIEKIPTELLKHTDLITPNETESAKITGIEIKSDADLVANAQRLHDLGVKNVVITYGDKGAYISSPDIQTLVSPFKVDAIDTTGAGDTFIGFLAGNLKKDLSNLEEAAKIASRASSIAVQRLGAQPSIPTAKEVQDLMEN, from the coding sequence ATGAAAAGAATTGTAGTTATTGGATCAAGTAATGTCGATACCACTTTACATGTAGAAGATTTTCCCAAACCTGGTGAAACTATCAATGCTGGTGAGGTTTCAATTGCCGGCGGTGGAAAAGGCGCTAACCAGGCTATTGCAGCAGCTAAAAGTGGAGCTGACACCTATTTTATTAGTCGGGTAGGAGAAGATAGTTTTGGCGAATTCATCATGAATCAATTAAAAAGCTATGGTGTATCTTTAGACTATCTTGAAACAACTCAAGGTCAAAAAACCGGCCACGCTTATATTACTTTAAATGAAAAAGGACAAAATAATATCATTATTGATCATGGAGCCAATTATAGTTTAAGTCGTGCAGATATTGATGCTGCAAATGATTTAATGGATCAAGCTGATTGTGTAATTGCTCAATTTGAAACACCAATTGAAGCTACTATCGAAGCTTTTAAAATCGCTAAGAAAAAAGGTGCGATTACAATTTTGAATCCAGCACCAGCAATTGAGAAGATTCCTACGGAACTTCTTAAGCATACTGATTTAATTACTCCTAATGAAACTGAAAGTGCCAAAATAACTGGAATTGAGATTAAAAGTGATGCTGATTTGGTGGCTAATGCGCAAAGACTTCATGATTTAGGAGTTAAGAATGTGGTAATTACTTACGGTGATAAGGGTGCTTATATTTCTTCACCAGATATTCAAACACTTGTGTCTCCCTTTAAGGTAGATGCAATTGATACTACGGGTGCTGGTGATACATTTATTGGCTTTTTGGCAGGAAATTTGAAGAAGGATTTATCTAATTTAGAAGAAGCTGCAAAAATTGCTAGTCGCGCATCTTCTATTGCCGTTCAGCGTCTTGGTGCGCAACCTTCAATTCCAACTGCTAAAGAAGTACAAGATTTAATGGAGAATTAA
- a CDS encoding Dps family protein produces the protein MKYSETKEILNQLVADLSQLHMVVHQHHWYMRGSRFLTLHPYLDEVMDELDSQLDFVAERLVTLDGSPVSTLSEIAEMTKIPDEKGNWDETIDERYAKIIDGYRYLDKLYEKGIEVSDKEGDASTNDMLTGFHTAVEKRIWMMSAELGKAPDIDR, from the coding sequence ATGAAGTATTCAGAAACAAAAGAAATATTGAATCAATTAGTAGCAGACTTAAGTCAATTACATATGGTTGTTCATCAACATCATTGGTATATGCGTGGAAGTCGCTTTTTGACATTGCATCCCTACCTTGATGAAGTAATGGATGAGTTAGATTCACAACTTGACTTTGTAGCCGAAAGATTAGTGACTTTAGATGGTTCACCGGTTTCTACATTGAGTGAAATTGCTGAAATGACTAAAATTCCAGATGAAAAAGGTAATTGGGATGAAACAATTGATGAGAGATATGCCAAGATTATTGATGGTTATCGCTATTTAGATAAGCTTTACGAAAAAGGAATTGAAGTTAGCGACAAAGAGGGGGATGCTTCAACTAATGATATGTTGACTGGCTTTCATACCGCAGTTGAAAAACGAATTTGGATGATGTCTGCTGAATTAGGTAAGGCTCCAGATATTGATCGCTAA
- the pgsA gene encoding CDP-diacylglycerol--glycerol-3-phosphate 3-phosphatidyltransferase has protein sequence MNLPNKLTMFRIFMIPVFMLLLIFRNATGGYTAPTGIVSGTTISWLQVIAMVVFAVASATDWLDGHIARARHLVTNFGKFADPLADKMLTMTAFIFLISLNLAPAWVVAIIVCRELAVTGLRLIVVENDGEVIAAKMPGKIKTTAQMLSIIFLLVGDPWYIGTVLLYVALVFAIYSGYDYFHSSWGVFKGSM, from the coding sequence ATGAATTTACCTAATAAATTAACAATGTTTCGAATCTTTATGATTCCAGTTTTCATGTTGCTTTTAATCTTTAGAAATGCAACTGGTGGTTACACAGCACCTACTGGCATTGTGAGCGGAACAACTATTTCTTGGCTTCAAGTGATTGCAATGGTTGTTTTTGCAGTGGCTTCAGCTACTGATTGGTTAGATGGTCATATTGCACGTGCGCGTCACTTAGTCACTAATTTTGGTAAATTTGCAGATCCTCTTGCTGACAAAATGTTAACTATGACTGCATTCATCTTCTTGATAAGTTTGAACTTAGCACCAGCATGGGTGGTTGCAATCATTGTTTGTCGTGAATTGGCAGTTACTGGTCTTCGTTTAATTGTAGTTGAAAATGATGGGGAAGTTATTGCTGCAAAGATGCCTGGTAAAATTAAAACTACGGCTCAAATGCTCTCTATTATTTTCTTATTAGTAGGGGACCCTTGGTACATCGGTACTGTATTGCTTTATGTAGCATTAGTATTCGCTATTTACTCAGGATATGATTATTTCCATTCATCATGGGGTGTATTCAAGGGTTCTATGTAA